A region of the Planktothrix serta PCC 8927 genome:
ACTAATTTCTATCAATAACTTTAATGGCTCGATTTACATTCCCAAAAAAGTCCAGGCCCAACCGTCAAAATCTGCTCAGTTGGCATGAACAATTCCCAATAAGCCAGTCCAGAATCATCTGGCAAATCTGGCTGTAAAATGAGTTGGTAATCATCCTCAAAAATGAGAGTGAGACTAATATTATGAGCAGAAATCACAAAATCAATCAATTCTTTATTTTCTAATTGCTGCAAAAATTTTTTAACAGTATCTATTTCTGAATCATCTATTTCACCATCTATATCTACGGGCAAAGAAGAAGTTAAGATGCGATCATCTTGCTTGAACACCCAAGGTGTTGCCCTTGTGCCAAATTGCCAACTACCTTTGCGTAGATGTGCTAATTTGGGGTGAGTATAAGCAGACATCTCACCGAAATCTAGCCGTAATTCATCCCCATAACTAAATATAACCTGATGACAAATTTCTCCGATCATCGGTTTAGTAATCACTGAAATAATTTGCTCGATATCTGGCTTTTGATTAGCAATAGATGTTTGAGTAGCCATTTTAAGATCCTCTAAAAATTCTTTTGCTTTCTGGCGGAGTTCTTGATAATTAAAATCCCCTCTACGGTTTAAAGTTCCACCCTAACCATTTTTCTTTTCTTCCTCAAGGAATAAACCAAAAGCAATCCTTAATTCGCCTGCCATTCTAAATTCTTTAGCGATCGCATCAACCTGTTTTAGATCGCGTTTTCTGCCCATAAAATTTCTTCAAAGCTAATTAATACACCTCATCATGGCTGCCAATATCTACAAACACAGCTTTTTCATCTTCAGTAAAATAGAACAATACTCTCTCCTCATAATCTACACTAAAACTCCAAAATTCCTTAAGCTTGCCCGATAGTTTGTGAGTTTTCAAACTCGGATCGTAAGGATCTACAGTGAACTGTTCTAATTTTTGCCAAAACTTTTCCTCTAAATCGGTATTGCCTTTTATCCGCTTTTTAAAGGCACGTTTAAACGAAGAACTGAAACTGATTTCCATGATTATTCCTCTATCAGTTGTCTCAGTTCATTAATATTTGAGGAAAACTTCAATTCCCCCTTTTGCTGTTCTACCTGCGCTAACTTAAAGTTATTATAGATCTCCTCACGGCGTTCTTCACGGATGTATTGGTTTAACAATATTTGAATTTCCTGTTTTTCATCCGTAGAAAGACTTTTGATTACCTCGACTACATCATTAAACGTCATCATTTACTAACCCTCACGGTACTGATCTACTTTTAATCATGCCCTATATCTTCATTAACTGGAATGGTAATGCTTGCCATCGTCCTAATTCATCCTTTTTTCTTCAGATTGTCTAAAATGTCTTAAAATAACTAAAGACAATCAACGTCAAGTTAAGTCTAATTGAGGAGGACGAAATACAATGCCTTTAGCAGTTGGGACAGATGCCCCTAACTTTACCGTCAAAGACACCAATGGAAATACCGTGTCTTTGTCTGACTTTGCAGGCAAAACCGTTGTCATGTATTTCTACCCTAAAGATGATACCCCCGGTTGCACCAAACAAGCTGGTAGTTTCCGCGATAACTATACAACTTATCAAGGAAAAGATATTGTTGTGTTAGGGGTCAGCACCGATGATGAAGCCTCCCACCAACAATTTACTGAGAAATATAATTTACCCTTCCCTTTATTAGCCGATACTGACAAAGTGATTACCACAGCCTATGATGTAGATGGTGGTGGCTATGCTAAACGGGTGACTTATGTAATTGATGGCAACGGTAAAATTATTCACGTTGATACAGCCGTCAATACTGCAAACCATGCCCAAGATATTTTAGCAGTTCTGGGCGCTTAATTGTAATCAAAATTATCCGTATTTCTGAACCTGCCGCCCGTAGAATTTTCTGGGGCGGTTTTTTACTGATTTTAACCCTTTATTCATTTCTATTAAGAGCGAGTTGTAAACATGGTGACATATCTCGGCCCAAAAGACATTCTGATTGATCAACCTGCTGTTTTAGTCGGCACTTATAACCCCCAACAATGCCAAACTGTTTCTATTATGGCAGAAGATAAATATCCTCTGACCGTCGATTTTAATCCTCAAGCTGGTATTTGGTCAGTCAGTCTGGAAAATGGATTTAATACGGCTGGAAAACGGTGGTTAAGACTGCAAGGAAAAGATTATCAAAATAATAGTATTGGGGATCAAGTGATTGATTGTATGGTCAATCAAGAAGGGATTAATACCCGATTTAATTATACCATTATTCCTCAACAAGATACAGTTTTAAAAGTTAAACCGATTGATTCTTCGCAATTAAATGAACAACAAAAACAATCCCTAAAACGGGGAGAGTGTTTAGTTGTAGATACCATAGAATTAGTCAATGATCATCTTAAACTCGAACTGAATAAACCCTTACCCAATTTAGGAAAATTTGTTTATGTTTATCAACCCCATGTTGTGGCTGCAAAAGGAGCAAAACTATTATGGTTTAATCAAAATCAACTCCCTGATCATATTCCAGGGAGTCAACTCTTGTGGGTAACACAAACAACCCCTCTCAAATTAAAACCCGATGATTTATCTCAATTAGCATCGAATCAATATATTGAAATGCCTCAAGGAAGCACTTATACAGTGCTAGGATATGCCTGTATTGCCGATCATTTTCGCGTCACACTCAATCAAGAATTTCCGGGTTTTGGGAAATCAGGATATCTCTATCGGTATCATGTTGAACTATTAGAAAAAGGTGAAGAAATTGCTTTTGATAATAATGCAATTAATTGTACTATTATTAATACAACACCCTTAAAAAAACGTCCTGTTGATTCGGCTTACCTAGATTCCTCGGAAAAAATTACCCTTCCGGCGGGAATGGTTTATGGGGTACAAAGTTATACCTCAGAAGCAGGTCATATTAAAGTCGCTTTCACCGAAAATTTTCCCAATTTTGGGAATACCGGATATTTGTATCCTGATTTTATTTTACTAAATCGGGGTAATACTTCTTT
Encoded here:
- a CDS encoding peroxiredoxin: MPLAVGTDAPNFTVKDTNGNTVSLSDFAGKTVVMYFYPKDDTPGCTKQAGSFRDNYTTYQGKDIVVLGVSTDDEASHQQFTEKYNLPFPLLADTDKVITTAYDVDGGGYAKRVTYVIDGNGKIIHVDTAVNTANHAQDILAVLGA
- a CDS encoding type II toxin-antitoxin system RelE/ParE family toxin is translated as MEISFSSSFKRAFKKRIKGNTDLEEKFWQKLEQFTVDPYDPSLKTHKLSGKLKEFWSFSVDYEERVLFYFTEDEKAVFVDIGSHDEVY